One window from the genome of Candidatus Vogelbacteria bacterium encodes:
- the rpsT gene encoding 30S ribosomal protein S20, with the protein MPITTSAKKALRGSARKAAFNVRRKAIMKDTTKVIKKMIVAKDVSNTKEALAKAYQAIDKAAKRGVIKKNTAARKKSRLMAAIKKVAAK; encoded by the coding sequence ATGCCTATTACTACATCAGCTAAGAAAGCCTTACGTGGTTCCGCTCGCAAAGCGGCTTTTAATGTTCGTCGTAAGGCGATCATGAAAGACACCACTAAGGTTATTAAAAAAATGATTGTAGCTAAAGATGTCTCTAACACAAAAGAAGCTTTAGCTAAGGCTTATCAAGCAATTGATAAGGCCGCTAAGCGAGGAGTAATCAAGAAAAATACTGCCGCTCGTAAGAAGTCTCGATTAATGGCCGCGATCAAGAAAGTTGCCGCTAAATAA
- the ruvA gene encoding Holliday junction branch migration protein RuvA — translation MIGTLRGTVTQTTDRAVILDVNGVGYLVFASTETLGRLKEGSSAALWTYLAVRENALDLFGFLDRNEKDFFELLLSVPGIGPRSALAILSLAPPEVLRKAILSNNTDYLTKVSGIGRKSAEKIVIELKDKIGKLAEHEHDGLVQASDVIDALKALGYPQKDVREAVQKLPPDMTDTSEQIKEALKILSRQ, via the coding sequence ATGATTGGCACCCTACGAGGCACTGTAACCCAAACTACCGACCGAGCGGTTATCTTGGACGTCAACGGGGTTGGTTACCTAGTCTTTGCCTCCACCGAGACGTTGGGGCGGCTAAAAGAAGGCAGCTCGGCCGCTTTATGGACATACTTGGCTGTTCGTGAAAACGCCTTAGACTTATTTGGTTTTCTAGATAGGAATGAAAAAGACTTCTTTGAACTCCTTCTATCTGTGCCTGGGATTGGTCCAAGGAGTGCTCTAGCTATTCTCTCTCTAGCTCCGCCAGAAGTCCTGCGCAAGGCGATCCTCTCCAACAATACCGACTACTTAACCAAGGTCTCGGGTATCGGTCGTAAAAGTGCTGAGAAAATTGTGATTGAACTAAAGGACAAGATCGGTAAATTAGCCGAACACGAGCATGACGGCCTAGTTCAAGCCAGTGATGTAATAGATGCCCTCAAAGCTCTTGGCTATCCTCAAAAAGATGTTCGTGAAGCGGTTCAAAAATTACCACCTGATATGACTGACACTAGCGAACAAATCAAAGAGGCGCTTAAAATTTTAAGCCGCCAATAA
- a CDS encoding peptidoglycan bridge formation glycyltransferase FemA/FemB family protein has product MYKLTPLLDLTDYDDRLKKLEAHFTQSETYRLWQEKAGRDVRVFVLEKESENTFTPIFVFLALIHTISFGKKILDIPHGPVALSNPSEEDNKNLIKKIKEFIKQEKIVFARINSKNNPGSNLKPVAQFHYQAGIFQPRFEWLVDTTQDLDTLMAKMKKGTRYSIRLAEQKEVKVEIITDNLDRYLDEFYNLTIQTGKRNGFRSHSKEYYEKIFKTIYNTDSLFLTVASYKNKILAMNVIFCFGNQAVYLYSASCDEHKDLQASYLAQWTSIEEVKRRGITKYSLGGITPDEFPSQYHSWRSITSFKKKFPGQEIDYGLWFDIPNQTLWYYFYCLYRFIQKIRP; this is encoded by the coding sequence ATGTACAAACTCACCCCCCTCCTTGATCTGACTGACTATGATGATAGATTGAAAAAGTTGGAAGCTCACTTTACTCAGAGTGAAACTTATCGACTGTGGCAGGAAAAAGCTGGCCGCGATGTTCGAGTTTTTGTATTAGAAAAAGAATCAGAAAATACTTTCACGCCAATTTTTGTTTTCTTAGCGCTTATTCACACTATTTCCTTTGGAAAAAAAATATTAGACATCCCCCATGGACCAGTAGCTCTCTCTAACCCCTCTGAAGAAGATAATAAAAACCTAATCAAAAAAATAAAAGAGTTTATTAAACAAGAAAAAATTGTCTTTGCTCGGATCAACTCTAAAAATAATCCTGGCTCTAATTTAAAACCAGTAGCCCAATTTCACTATCAAGCCGGCATTTTTCAACCTCGTTTTGAATGGTTAGTTGATACAACTCAAGACTTGGATACCTTAATGGCAAAAATGAAAAAAGGAACACGTTACTCTATTCGCTTGGCCGAACAAAAAGAAGTCAAAGTTGAAATCATAACCGATAACTTAGACCGGTATCTTGATGAATTTTATAATCTAACCATCCAAACCGGAAAAAGAAATGGTTTTCGATCTCACTCAAAGGAATATTATGAGAAAATCTTTAAAACTATTTATAATACTGATTCATTGTTTTTAACTGTTGCTTCTTATAAAAACAAAATTCTAGCTATGAATGTTATCTTTTGTTTTGGCAACCAAGCTGTCTACTTGTATTCCGCTTCGTGTGATGAACACAAAGATCTCCAGGCTTCATACTTAGCTCAGTGGACCAGTATTGAAGAAGTAAAAAGACGAGGCATAACTAAATACAGCTTAGGCGGCATCACTCCCGACGAGTTCCCCTCTCAATACCACTCTTGGCGATCAATCACTTCATTTAAAAAAAAGTTTCCCGGACAAGAAATTGATTACGGTTTATGGTTTGATATTCCTAATCAAACTTTGTGGTACTATTTTTATTGTCTTTACCGTTTTATCCAAAAAATTCGCCCCTAA
- a CDS encoding UDP-N-acetylmuramoyl-L-alanyl-D-glutamate--2,6-diaminopimelate ligase, which yields MNTLKKIIIKHLTPSWTLHTYHYLLALAGACLYRFPSQQMVVIGITGTKGKTSTANFIHTTLNASGHKTGIISTANIKIGTEESLNKYHMTMPGRFTIHKLMRQMVNTGCTHCVVETTSEGLKQYRHIGIAYDYAIFTNLTPEHLTSHGGSFEKYKETKGKLFKAVADRKNKIISGKTIPKTIVANADSDHASYFLNFKVDKKITYSTQNKGNVNANEIGTTTHGISFKADNHQYTSPILGTFNVENILPAIIVAQEEGGTPEQINVGLHNLKSIPGRMEIIDVGQDFTVIVDYAHEKESMTRVLDTGRSIVGSTHKVIVLLGAEGGGRDKAKRPIMGALAGQKADFVIVSNVDPYDDNPQEILEDISKASTENGKTLNQNLFVIADRRAGIVQALLLANSGDIVLITGKGAEQSMIIGNQTIPWDDRKIVKEQLEKILASR from the coding sequence ATGAACACTCTCAAAAAAATCATTATTAAGCATCTCACGCCGAGCTGGACTCTACATACCTACCATTATTTATTGGCTCTGGCCGGTGCTTGTTTGTATCGTTTCCCTTCCCAACAAATGGTTGTCATTGGCATCACTGGCACCAAAGGCAAAACCTCTACTGCTAACTTTATTCATACCACTCTCAATGCCAGCGGCCATAAAACCGGAATCATTAGTACCGCCAATATCAAAATCGGCACCGAAGAATCTCTCAATAAATATCATATGACCATGCCTGGGCGCTTTACCATTCACAAACTAATGCGCCAAATGGTGAACACCGGTTGTACTCACTGTGTCGTAGAAACCACCTCCGAAGGGCTCAAGCAATATCGTCATATTGGTATTGCTTATGATTACGCGATTTTTACCAACCTCACCCCAGAACACCTTACTTCTCATGGTGGTAGTTTTGAAAAATACAAAGAGACCAAAGGTAAACTATTTAAAGCAGTAGCTGATAGAAAAAATAAAATTATATCCGGTAAAACAATTCCTAAAACAATCGTCGCTAACGCTGATAGCGATCACGCTTCTTACTTTTTAAATTTTAAGGTTGATAAAAAGATTACCTACAGCACCCAAAACAAAGGTAATGTAAACGCGAACGAAATCGGAACCACCACCCATGGTATTTCTTTTAAAGCAGACAACCACCAATACACCTCACCTATTTTAGGTACCTTTAATGTTGAAAATATCTTACCAGCTATTATTGTGGCTCAAGAAGAAGGCGGAACACCCGAACAGATTAATGTTGGGTTACATAATTTAAAAAGCATCCCAGGTCGAATGGAAATTATTGATGTTGGCCAAGACTTTACCGTTATTGTCGACTATGCTCACGAAAAAGAAAGTATGACTCGAGTCCTAGATACTGGCCGATCGATTGTTGGTTCTACTCACAAGGTAATCGTTCTGTTAGGGGCCGAGGGTGGTGGACGAGATAAGGCCAAGCGTCCAATCATGGGCGCCCTAGCCGGCCAAAAAGCCGACTTTGTGATTGTGTCTAACGTTGATCCCTATGATGATAATCCTCAAGAAATTTTAGAAGATATATCCAAAGCTTCTACTGAAAATGGTAAAACCTTGAATCAAAACCTTTTTGTTATTGCCGATCGTCGCGCCGGGATTGTCCAAGCTTTATTATTAGCCAACAGTGGTGATATTGTTTTAATCACCGGCAAAGGAGCTGAGCAATCAATGATCATAGGTAACCAGACTATCCCTTGGGATGATCGAAAAATTGTTAAGGAACAACTTGAAAAAATTCTCGCTTCGCGCTAG
- the mutM gene encoding DNA-formamidopyrimidine glycosylase, whose amino-acid sequence MPELPEVETLKRELTKAVVGKTITSVDIGWPKTISPLKPKAFNDLVSGQKITSIERRAKVLIITLSDQNHLIVHLKMTGQLIFKPKSGQMVSGGHPQPGGLDNLPNKFTRVSLNFTDSTALYFNDMRKFGWLRHIKNHERENIFLKTGIEPLSKKFTYETFTSILARYPKRNLKQFLLDQTLIAGLGNIYVDESCFMSRVRPTRLVGTLTKKETADLYQNIIAVLKLSISKKGTSAKNYVRSDGSQGGFVPYLFVYGRAKLPCKVCKTPITKIKFAGRGTHFCAKCQK is encoded by the coding sequence ATGCCTGAACTTCCTGAAGTCGAAACTTTAAAACGAGAGCTAACTAAAGCGGTGGTAGGAAAAACTATTACTTCGGTTGATATTGGTTGGCCTAAAACTATTTCCCCTCTTAAGCCAAAAGCCTTTAATGACCTAGTCTCTGGACAGAAAATTACTTCTATTGAAAGACGGGCTAAAGTTTTAATCATTACCCTCTCTGATCAAAACCATTTGATCGTTCATTTAAAAATGACGGGGCAACTTATTTTCAAACCAAAATCTGGTCAGATGGTTTCTGGAGGCCATCCACAACCAGGCGGTTTAGATAACTTACCCAATAAATTTACCCGAGTTAGTTTAAACTTTACTGATAGTACCGCTTTGTATTTCAATGACATGCGCAAGTTCGGCTGGCTCAGGCACATTAAAAATCATGAAAGAGAAAACATCTTTCTAAAAACCGGGATCGAGCCCCTATCCAAAAAATTTACCTATGAAACCTTTACCTCAATACTGGCCCGCTACCCGAAGCGAAATCTGAAACAGTTTTTACTTGATCAAACCTTGATTGCCGGCCTGGGAAACATTTATGTCGATGAGTCCTGCTTCATGTCGAGAGTCCGCCCCACCCGCCTAGTTGGCACCTTAACTAAAAAAGAGACAGCCGATTTATACCAAAATATTATCGCTGTCCTGAAACTATCCATCAGTAAAAAAGGGACCTCAGCCAAAAATTACGTTCGCAGTGACGGCTCCCAAGGTGGCTTCGTGCCTTATTTATTTGTTTACGGTCGAGCCAAACTCCCTTGTAAAGTTTGTAAGACCCCCATCACTAAAATAAAATTCGCCGGTCGCGGGACTCATTTTTGTGCCAAGTGCCAGAAATAA
- a CDS encoding TrmH family RNA methyltransferase has product MKNKKEIYLILDNIRSTYNVGAILRTADGAGVSKVYLVGVTPAPTDKFNRANSRIAKSALGAEKSVPWESVKSLSSLIKKLKKQGVQIIALEQDERGVNYKKFKPQWPCVLILGEETEGIPKNILKLCDEIIEIPMKGSKESLNVSVATGIVVFQFLSS; this is encoded by the coding sequence ATGAAAAACAAGAAGGAAATATATTTAATACTAGACAACATCCGCAGTACCTATAATGTGGGGGCGATTTTGCGGACCGCTGATGGAGCTGGGGTGAGTAAGGTGTATTTAGTGGGGGTGACTCCAGCACCGACTGACAAATTTAATCGAGCTAATAGTCGAATTGCCAAATCCGCCTTAGGTGCCGAAAAATCTGTTCCATGGGAAAGTGTCAAAAGTCTTTCGAGTCTAATTAAAAAGTTAAAAAAGCAAGGAGTTCAAATAATTGCCTTGGAGCAAGACGAGAGGGGTGTTAATTATAAAAAATTTAAACCGCAGTGGCCTTGCGTGTTAATTCTTGGCGAGGAAACGGAAGGGATTCCCAAAAATATCTTAAAGTTGTGCGATGAGATTATCGAGATTCCGATGAAGGGGAGTAAAGAGTCGCTCAATGTTTCTGTAGCCACCGGAATAGTTGTTTTTCAGTTTTTGTCTTCTTAA
- the xth gene encoding exodeoxyribonuclease III, which yields MAKNYTLISWNVNGIRAAEKKGFLDWLGASKADVVALQETKVQDIGLLSEELRNPTGYFSFWHSAQEKKGYSGTAVYSQTEPVSFTTNFGKNNLSTEGRIVQLEFPEFYFLNIYFPNGGGEDHRLAYKLKFFDEFLTYIKKLDKTKPVIFCGDVNVAHKEIDIARPKENAKSIGFLPEERIKLDKFEQAGFVDTFRIINPTKVEYSWWDQKSRARDRNIGWRIDYFWVSERLKDKIEKVWIDGDVYGSDHAPVGLKIKF from the coding sequence ATGGCCAAAAACTACACACTGATCTCTTGGAATGTGAATGGTATCCGAGCGGCTGAGAAGAAGGGGTTTTTGGACTGGTTGGGTGCCTCTAAGGCTGATGTGGTAGCTCTTCAGGAAACCAAAGTTCAAGATATTGGATTATTGTCGGAAGAGCTTCGTAATCCGACTGGTTACTTTTCCTTTTGGCATAGCGCTCAAGAAAAGAAAGGGTACAGTGGTACGGCGGTTTATAGTCAAACCGAACCGGTCAGTTTTACCACTAATTTTGGTAAGAATAATCTTTCAACGGAGGGACGAATTGTGCAATTAGAATTTCCTGAGTTTTATTTTTTAAATATCTATTTTCCTAATGGGGGAGGAGAAGATCATCGCCTGGCTTACAAATTGAAGTTTTTTGATGAATTTTTAACCTATATTAAAAAACTTGATAAGACTAAACCAGTGATCTTTTGTGGTGATGTGAATGTGGCTCATAAAGAAATAGATATTGCTCGACCAAAGGAAAATGCCAAAAGTATTGGTTTTTTACCGGAAGAAAGAATCAAGTTGGATAAATTTGAACAAGCTGGTTTCGTTGATACTTTTCGGATCATTAATCCGACGAAAGTCGAGTATAGTTGGTGGGACCAAAAATCACGAGCGAGAGACAGGAACATTGGCTGGAGAATAGATTATTTCTGGGTTAGTGAGAGGTTAAAAGATAAAATTGAAAAAGTTTGGATTGATGGAGATGTTTACGGCTCCGATCATGCCCCGGTTGGTTTGAAAATAAAATTCTAA
- a CDS encoding uracil-DNA glycosylase has translation MLDDRDVKLRTVRDEVLNLVSSPLFAYRQTNKALPVIGEGSHTAEIMFVGEAPGKNEAKTGRPFCGASGKFLDQLLASVNISRAQVYITNIVKDRPPANRDPSPEEIAVYGPFLDQQIGVIQPQLIVTLGRFSMSYIMTKFGLAEADLPISQNHGQFFQAQAIYGPVRILPLYHPAAAIYNQHLKVTLFEDFKKVIEVKPKV, from the coding sequence ATGTTGGATGATCGAGATGTTAAACTTCGAACTGTTCGTGACGAGGTTTTAAATTTAGTCTCCTCACCTTTATTTGCTTATCGTCAAACTAATAAAGCTTTACCAGTGATTGGAGAGGGTAGCCATACGGCCGAGATAATGTTTGTCGGTGAAGCGCCTGGTAAGAATGAGGCTAAAACAGGCCGCCCTTTTTGTGGTGCTTCCGGTAAATTTTTAGACCAACTTTTGGCTTCAGTTAATATTTCTCGAGCCCAAGTTTACATCACCAATATTGTTAAAGACCGCCCACCGGCCAACCGTGATCCTTCGCCTGAGGAAATTGCTGTTTATGGACCGTTTCTTGATCAGCAGATTGGGGTTATTCAGCCACAGTTAATAGTGACCCTGGGACGTTTTTCGATGAGTTATATTATGACTAAATTTGGTTTAGCTGAAGCTGACCTTCCTATTAGTCAAAATCACGGTCAATTTTTTCAAGCCCAAGCTATTTATGGTCCAGTCAGGATTTTACCTTTATACCACCCAGCGGCGGCTATTTACAATCAACATTTAAAAGTGACCTTGTTTGAAGATTTTAAGAAGGTGATTGAGGTAAAGCCTAAAGTTTAG
- a CDS encoding MgtC/SapB family protein, which yields MTIITLTYLDILLRLGAAVLFGGLVGIERVMAHKKAGVRTYALVSLGSALFIITAQLVTSMYYGLIDVDPTRIASNIVMGIGFLGGGLIILNGGKHLRGVTTAAGLWIAAGIGMAVGFGFFGLGFISAILTIFIFTGLWYFELLIKKISPPANERDN from the coding sequence ATGACTATTATTACTCTTACTTATTTAGATATTCTTTTGCGTTTAGGTGCAGCGGTGTTATTTGGAGGGTTGGTGGGCATTGAGCGAGTGATGGCTCACAAAAAAGCTGGAGTACGTACTTACGCCCTGGTTTCTTTAGGCTCAGCTCTGTTTATTATCACAGCCCAACTGGTCACTAGTATGTATTATGGGTTGATTGATGTTGACCCAACCCGTATCGCTTCAAATATCGTCATGGGAATTGGCTTTTTAGGAGGCGGTCTAATTATTCTTAATGGCGGTAAACACTTACGAGGAGTGACCACAGCGGCCGGTTTGTGGATTGCGGCTGGGATTGGAATGGCGGTCGGCTTCGGTTTCTTTGGCTTAGGTTTTATTTCAGCGATTCTGACGATTTTTATTTTTACAGGCCTTTGGTATTTTGAATTGTTAATTAAAAAAATATCTCCACCAGCTAACGAGCGCGATAATTAA
- a CDS encoding MGMT family protein: MKTFSQAVYEVVRKIPKGQVLTYKEVAALAGRPLAFRAVGNILTKNHDPKVPCHRVVRSDGKVGGYNRGSLNKQKLLQQEGVKV; encoded by the coding sequence ATGAAAACCTTTTCTCAAGCTGTCTATGAAGTGGTTAGAAAAATTCCCAAAGGTCAGGTTCTAACCTATAAAGAAGTGGCAGCTTTAGCTGGTAGGCCACTAGCTTTTAGGGCGGTTGGTAATATTTTAACCAAGAACCACGATCCAAAGGTTCCGTGTCATCGAGTAGTACGTAGTGATGGAAAAGTTGGTGGATACAATCGGGGTTCGTTAAATAAACAAAAGCTTTTACAGCAGGAAGGGGTCAAGGTATAA